The Antricoccus suffuscus genomic interval GCGGCGGCGCTCCTAGGGGGCGCTCACCTGCGCCGTACTACGCGTTGGGGCGCTTGCCGTGGTTGGCGCCGCTCTTCTTACGGCTGCGACGCTTGCGTCCGCGCTTGCTCATGTCGTGGTACTCCGATCACCGGTTATGACGAACCTATAGTGTCTCATGTGGTCTGAGATGGCGTGAATTGGGCACTGGCGGCGATATGCGACGCCGGTCCGGCTGGTGCGGAAATCGCGACCGGACGGCGCAAACGAAGGGTGTTGAAGATGTTTGAGACCGTGTTGGTGGCCAACCGCGGCGAGATTGCGTGCCGGGTGCTGAAGACGTGTCACGAACTGGGCATAAAGGGTGTTGCCGTTTACTCCGAGGCGGACGCTGACGCGCTTCATGTGCGCAGTGCCGACGAGTCGGTGCTCCTTGGGCCGGCCGCCCCGGCCGAGTCGTATCTCGCCGCGCAAAAAGTGATCGAGGCCGCACGGCTGACCAATGCCGACGCGATTCACCCGGGTTATGGGTTCTTGTCCGAAAACGCGCAGTTTGCGCGTGCGGTTGAGGACGCGGGCATCACCTGGATCGGTCCCGCGCCCGAGTCGATCGAGACCATGGGCGACAAGATCGCCGCGCGCAACCTGATGCAGGACGCCGGCGTACCAGTGGCTCCGGGCACCCGCGAGGCG includes:
- a CDS encoding 50S ribosomal protein bL37, with amino-acid sequence MSKRGRKRRSRKKSGANHGKRPNA